One stretch of Variovorax sp. 54 DNA includes these proteins:
- a CDS encoding TRAP transporter large permease, with protein MNIALIGFAFFAMLALMLLGLPIAVSMAAIGIIGGIAAYGAPFMDSIAPVVWGVQNESLLTSVPLFVLLGELLLRSGIADRMYIALSAWLGRLPGGLLHTNIGSCALFAATSGSSVATAATVGTVALPSLQRRGYPMRASLGSLAAGGTLGILIPPSVNMIVYGSLTNNSIGKLFVAGIIPGLLLTLSFMLWIAVSSLASGNAMREPKVPMRERLRVLVHLVPPAVVFGIVMGSLYFGIATAAESAALGVLAALGFVWQSGKLNWELMRNCFISTARVSGMILLIVVAAFILNLTVSLTGVAEAMTKWVASQGLSATGLILALIVFYLILGMFMDVLSMQVATIPITYPIAIAVGVDPIWFGIFIVLMCELGLITPPVGMNLFVVHGIRPDKGGIQDAIWGAMPYALIMILFTLLLMAVPQLVTWLPAHM; from the coding sequence ATGAACATTGCCCTGATCGGATTCGCATTCTTCGCGATGCTCGCCCTGATGCTGCTCGGCCTGCCGATCGCGGTGTCGATGGCGGCCATCGGCATCATCGGCGGCATTGCCGCCTACGGCGCGCCCTTCATGGACTCGATCGCGCCGGTCGTGTGGGGCGTGCAGAACGAGAGCCTGCTCACGTCGGTGCCGCTGTTCGTGCTGCTCGGCGAGCTGCTGCTGCGCTCGGGCATCGCCGACCGCATGTACATCGCGCTGTCGGCGTGGCTGGGCCGCCTGCCGGGCGGGCTGCTGCACACCAACATCGGCAGCTGCGCGCTGTTCGCGGCCACCTCGGGCTCGTCGGTGGCCACCGCGGCCACGGTCGGCACGGTGGCGCTGCCGTCGCTGCAGCGGCGCGGCTACCCGATGCGCGCGTCGCTGGGCAGCCTGGCCGCGGGCGGCACGCTGGGCATCCTGATCCCGCCGAGCGTGAACATGATCGTGTACGGCTCGCTCACCAACAACTCGATCGGCAAGCTGTTCGTCGCCGGCATCATCCCGGGCCTGCTGCTCACGCTGAGCTTCATGCTCTGGATCGCCGTGTCGAGCCTGGCCAGCGGCAACGCGATGCGCGAACCCAAGGTGCCGATGCGCGAGCGGCTGCGCGTGCTGGTGCACCTGGTGCCGCCGGCGGTGGTGTTCGGCATCGTGATGGGGAGCCTGTACTTCGGCATCGCCACGGCGGCCGAGAGCGCGGCGCTGGGCGTGCTCGCGGCGCTGGGCTTCGTCTGGCAGTCGGGCAAGCTCAACTGGGAGCTGATGCGCAACTGCTTCATCTCGACGGCGCGCGTGAGCGGGATGATCTTGCTGATCGTCGTGGCCGCCTTCATCCTCAACCTGACGGTGAGCCTGACGGGCGTGGCCGAAGCGATGACGAAGTGGGTCGCGAGCCAGGGCCTGTCGGCCACGGGGCTGATCCTGGCGCTCATCGTGTTCTACCTGATCCTGGGCATGTTCATGGACGTGCTGTCGATGCAGGTGGCGACGATCCCGATCACCTACCCGATCGCCATCGCCGTGGGCGTCGACCCGATCTGGTTCGGCATCTTCATCGTGCTGATGTGCGAGCTGGGCCTGATCACGCCACCGGTGGGCATGAACCTGTTCGTGGTGCATGGCATCCGTCCCGACAAGGGCGGCATCCAGGACGCGATCTGGGGCGCCATGCCGTACGCGCTGATAATGATCCTGTTCACGCTGCTGCTGATGGCCGTGCCGCAGCTGGTGACGTGGCTGCCGGCGCACATGTGA
- a CDS encoding TRAP transporter small permease subunit, with amino-acid sequence MNSAAMTRDRQPTQAAAPRADFRARMETVLATAFGAIFLGLAFVVAIETISRKLFNVSLQGADELGGYALAVGSTLAFSLSLLGRNHIRVDVFHDKFPPRVQALLNWLSIVSLAVFALFIAWVAFQVIQDTTAYRSTAQTPWATPLIIPQGVWYAGLVIFALVACALAWRATRLLASGDIRTLNSDFHPKSAKEELKEELDDLKARQHAEGAAP; translated from the coding sequence ATGAACAGCGCCGCCATGACCCGCGACCGGCAACCCACCCAGGCCGCCGCCCCGCGCGCCGACTTCAGAGCCCGCATGGAGACCGTGCTGGCCACGGCCTTCGGCGCGATCTTCCTGGGGCTGGCGTTCGTCGTCGCCATCGAGACGATCTCGCGCAAGCTGTTCAACGTCTCGCTGCAGGGCGCGGACGAGCTGGGCGGCTACGCGCTGGCGGTCGGCTCCACGCTGGCCTTCAGCCTGTCGCTGCTGGGGCGCAACCACATCCGCGTGGACGTGTTCCACGACAAGTTTCCGCCGCGCGTGCAGGCGCTGCTGAACTGGCTCTCGATCGTCTCGCTGGCGGTGTTCGCGCTGTTCATCGCGTGGGTCGCGTTCCAGGTGATCCAGGACACGACGGCCTACCGCAGCACCGCGCAGACGCCCTGGGCCACGCCGCTGATCATTCCGCAGGGCGTGTGGTACGCGGGCCTGGTGATCTTCGCTCTCGTGGCCTGCGCGCTGGCCTGGCGCGCGACGCGGCTGCTGGCCAGCGGCGACATCCGGACGCTGAACAGCGACTTCCATCCGAAGAGCGCGAAGGAAGAGCTGAAGGAAGAACTCGACGACCTCAAGGCACGGCAGCACGCCGAAGGAGCCGCACCATGA
- a CDS encoding TRAP transporter substrate-binding protein, producing the protein MPFHLRLKSFATVALAVVLALPAAHAQDRIKMKAIGQPLATGLLQKNKEQPFFENFAARTGLPIDVDYKPIDTLGIKDTEQLRVMKAGLFDLVSLRVSQNSRDEPTILGLDLVGAAPDYVTGRKVAKAYFDTADARLQAQFGVKLLAVWPFGPQILFCKKPIARLADIKGLKVRVYDQNLAKFIEMVGGTPVPVSFADTHQSLSLGVVDCAITGPSSANSAGWPEVTTHQMPIGFQMALNGYGMTMKSWNALAPEAKVKMKQAFDTLSDDMWKYSEELFKDALNCNAGKEPCTTGKKFKLVDVPVTPADTELLRGAVTKVSLPVWAEVCNKSNPSCLKTWQATVAPVLGLQ; encoded by the coding sequence ATGCCGTTTCACCTTCGCCTCAAGTCCTTCGCCACAGTTGCCTTGGCCGTGGTGCTCGCGTTGCCCGCGGCCCACGCGCAAGACCGCATCAAGATGAAAGCCATCGGCCAGCCGTTGGCCACCGGCTTGCTCCAGAAGAACAAGGAGCAGCCCTTCTTCGAGAACTTCGCGGCCCGCACCGGGTTGCCGATCGATGTCGACTACAAGCCCATCGACACGCTGGGCATCAAGGACACCGAGCAGCTGCGCGTGATGAAGGCGGGCCTGTTCGACCTCGTCTCGCTGCGCGTGTCGCAGAACTCGCGCGACGAGCCCACCATCCTCGGCCTGGACCTGGTGGGCGCGGCGCCCGACTACGTCACGGGCCGCAAGGTGGCCAAGGCTTATTTCGACACGGCGGATGCGCGCCTGCAGGCGCAGTTCGGCGTGAAGCTGCTGGCCGTGTGGCCCTTCGGCCCGCAGATCCTTTTCTGCAAGAAGCCGATCGCCAGGCTGGCCGACATCAAGGGCCTGAAGGTGCGCGTGTACGACCAGAACCTGGCCAAGTTCATCGAGATGGTGGGCGGCACGCCAGTGCCGGTGTCGTTCGCCGACACGCACCAGTCGCTGTCGCTGGGCGTGGTCGATTGCGCCATCACCGGGCCCAGCTCGGCCAACTCGGCGGGCTGGCCCGAGGTGACGACGCACCAGATGCCGATCGGCTTCCAGATGGCCCTGAACGGCTACGGCATGACCATGAAGTCGTGGAACGCGCTGGCGCCCGAGGCCAAGGTCAAGATGAAGCAGGCCTTCGACACGCTGAGCGACGACATGTGGAAGTACTCCGAAGAGCTCTTCAAGGACGCGCTGAACTGCAACGCCGGCAAGGAGCCGTGCACCACCGGCAAGAAGTTCAAGCTGGTCGACGTGCCCGTCACGCCCGCCGACACCGAGCTGCTGCGCGGCGCCGTCACCAAGGTGTCGCTGCCGGTGTGGGCGGAGGTGTGCAACAAGTCGAACCCGAGCTGCCTGAAGACCTGGCAGGCGACGGTGGCACCGGTGCTGGGCCTGCAATGA
- a CDS encoding IclR family transcriptional regulator: protein MTASSPRTSAKTPKVTRIDRDNDSTVQSLTRAMQLLELLAEDDEGFRLVDIAAHTGLSSSTAHRLLTTLEQRRFVQFDRETNLWYVGVRCFSVGAAFGRRRRIAHLALPVMRRLRDSTGESINLGIADLGDIVFVTQVESRELMRAIGKPGFRAPLHGTAMGQAILAAMSEDDVLQYLRTYGLPKLTNNTIARASRLHETLGEVRRAGHAIDDEQNAVGLRCIAAAIRDEHGQPFGAISLVGPTQRIKSTDFPQLGATVRAAADEITAAYGGR from the coding sequence ATGACAGCCAGCTCGCCGCGCACCTCCGCCAAGACCCCGAAGGTCACCCGCATCGACCGAGACAACGACAGCACGGTGCAGTCGCTCACGCGCGCCATGCAGTTGCTCGAACTCCTCGCCGAGGACGACGAGGGCTTCCGGCTGGTCGACATCGCGGCGCACACGGGGCTGTCGTCGTCGACCGCGCACCGGTTGCTCACCACGCTCGAGCAGCGGCGCTTCGTGCAGTTCGATCGGGAGACGAACCTCTGGTACGTGGGCGTGCGCTGCTTCTCGGTGGGCGCGGCCTTCGGCCGTCGCCGGCGCATCGCGCACCTCGCATTGCCGGTGATGCGCCGGCTGCGCGACAGCACGGGCGAGAGCATCAACCTGGGCATTGCCGACCTGGGCGACATCGTGTTCGTCACGCAGGTGGAGAGCCGCGAACTCATGCGCGCCATCGGCAAGCCGGGCTTCCGCGCACCGCTGCATGGCACGGCGATGGGGCAGGCGATCCTGGCTGCGATGTCGGAAGACGACGTGCTGCAGTACCTGCGCACCTACGGCCTGCCCAAGCTCACCAACAACACGATCGCGCGCGCCTCGCGGCTGCATGAAACGCTGGGCGAGGTGCGCCGCGCGGGCCATGCGATCGACGACGAGCAGAACGCGGTCGGCCTGCGCTGCATTGCCGCAGCCATCCGCGACGAACACGGCCAGCCCTTCGGTGCGATCTCGCTGGTCGGCCCGACGCAGCGCATCAAGAGCACCGACTTCCCGCAGCTGGGCGCCACCGTGCGCGCCGCCGCCGACGAGATCACCGCCGCCTACGGCGGCCGCTGA
- a CDS encoding hybrid sensor histidine kinase/response regulator has protein sequence MPSDLPRFFGFGASRATPRGVISLLNRYQRALLYVGGAVTSLVLMAATAVMLNSQVRDYVVERQAEFNARRALLHLELFVRHGSVRINIFHEEGAWERRARAPQSLVDTFAAHDGRMVLPSNKDFPPMLLLGDLSAQRPASDFAQYLGLAEEVGYRSAAYTKTLTLHSSYFYAPDLSFLAVVPAPAAADLFERHGAHSTEDLLKRIAPDLGDLNDPVVVARLRHSGTAVWLPPVVSPFTGETVLRLAQLGFHDGKPFVVLVNDYPLDIISAHLSNDRHDETSMFVDPSGRVIAETHGPTGTKDLQARALALSQPSLAANGATLQYRDGLFTLRAPIADADWTYLYAFSWRTIASELGPRLAIYSAAMLLLIAFVWSALLLLDRKVFRPGYARSQRIVESENLNRTMVATTPSGLALLRYPGGEVLLQNQVMQTCTENAQPEDLPLPQRLLRLYDDASGAPEWLPDLELPVTLANGEVNELLVSVVRTKYQGSDVLLCNFSDITTRKNAERALDSAREAAQQANHAKSAFLAMMSHEIRTPLNAIMGNLELLQRSPLSPAQNERLSAVTSSSTALLGIINDILDFSKIESDQMRLESIRFDLADTARQVLAVFTPLAHAKRLALDCVIDDALAPHYLGDPTRIRQLLMNLLSNAIKFTDTGDVLLEVYLKDDGDADSAVVIGVSDTGIGMTATQQKALFEPFTQADSTIARRFGGTGLGLALCRRLTGIMGGDIQAVSAPGKGSTFLVTLPLRRAPALPPRAPAQPSADADADAAAPTAHILVVDDHPANRELVKMQLQALGYTSDQASGGLQALDLFATRRHDLIITDINMPGMDGYTLARALRAQGSRVPIVALTADVAVRERDRCEAAGIDTALIKPILLDTLDRTVRQLTARDAAPRTAAAHRQDIAQGTLPASVHQALAQSLADTAVAIRAALEARDTHALGAGLHSLRGAFALIHEAALATDCAAMEAQLHDADFAALAQAFERFEPAARAALERRAPQAASPV, from the coding sequence ATGCCCAGCGACCTCCCGCGCTTTTTCGGTTTCGGTGCCTCGCGCGCCACCCCACGCGGCGTGATCAGCCTGCTGAACCGCTACCAGCGCGCGCTGCTGTACGTGGGCGGTGCGGTCACTTCGCTGGTGCTGATGGCGGCCACCGCTGTCATGCTGAATTCGCAGGTGCGCGACTACGTCGTCGAACGGCAGGCCGAGTTCAATGCCCGCCGGGCCCTGCTCCATCTCGAACTCTTCGTGCGCCACGGCTCGGTGCGGATCAACATCTTTCACGAAGAAGGCGCCTGGGAGCGCCGTGCGCGCGCTCCGCAATCGCTGGTCGACACCTTCGCCGCGCACGACGGCCGGATGGTGCTGCCGAGCAACAAGGACTTCCCGCCGATGCTGCTGCTCGGCGACCTCTCGGCGCAGCGCCCGGCCAGCGACTTTGCGCAGTACCTCGGGCTGGCCGAAGAGGTCGGCTACCGCTCGGCGGCCTACACCAAGACGCTGACGCTGCACTCCAGCTATTTCTACGCCCCCGACCTGAGCTTTCTTGCCGTGGTGCCCGCCCCCGCGGCGGCCGACCTGTTCGAGCGCCACGGCGCGCACAGCACCGAAGACTTGTTGAAGCGCATCGCCCCCGACCTCGGTGACCTGAACGACCCGGTCGTCGTCGCCCGGTTGCGCCACAGCGGCACGGCGGTCTGGCTGCCGCCGGTGGTCAGCCCCTTCACCGGCGAGACCGTGCTGCGGCTGGCGCAGCTCGGCTTTCATGACGGCAAGCCCTTCGTGGTGCTGGTGAACGACTACCCGCTGGACATCATCTCCGCGCACCTGTCCAACGACCGCCATGACGAGACCTCGATGTTCGTGGACCCGTCGGGCCGGGTGATCGCCGAAACGCACGGCCCCACCGGCACCAAGGACCTGCAGGCCCGCGCGCTGGCGCTCTCGCAACCCTCGCTGGCCGCGAACGGCGCGACGCTGCAGTACCGCGATGGGCTCTTCACCCTGCGCGCGCCCATTGCCGATGCCGACTGGACCTACCTCTACGCCTTTTCGTGGCGCACCATCGCGTCCGAACTCGGCCCCCGGCTGGCGATCTATTCCGCCGCCATGCTGCTGCTCATCGCCTTCGTCTGGAGCGCACTGCTCCTGCTCGACCGCAAGGTGTTCCGGCCCGGCTACGCGCGCTCCCAGCGCATCGTCGAGAGCGAGAACCTCAACCGCACCATGGTCGCGACCACGCCGTCCGGCCTGGCGCTGCTGCGCTACCCGGGCGGCGAGGTGCTGCTGCAGAACCAGGTGATGCAGACCTGCACCGAGAACGCGCAGCCCGAAGACCTGCCGCTGCCGCAGCGCCTGCTGCGCCTGTACGACGATGCGTCCGGCGCGCCCGAATGGCTGCCCGATCTGGAACTGCCGGTGACGCTGGCCAACGGCGAAGTCAACGAGCTGCTGGTGAGCGTGGTGCGCACCAAGTACCAGGGCAGCGACGTGCTGCTGTGCAACTTCTCCGACATCACCACGCGCAAGAACGCCGAACGCGCGCTCGACAGTGCCCGCGAGGCCGCCCAGCAGGCCAACCATGCGAAGTCCGCCTTCCTGGCCATGATGAGCCACGAGATCCGCACGCCGCTGAACGCGATCATGGGCAACCTCGAACTGCTGCAGCGCTCGCCGCTCTCGCCCGCGCAGAACGAACGGCTGAGCGCCGTGACCTCCTCGTCCACCGCACTGCTGGGCATCATCAACGACATCCTCGATTTCTCGAAGATCGAGTCGGACCAGATGCGCCTCGAATCGATCCGCTTCGACCTCGCGGACACCGCGCGGCAGGTGCTCGCGGTCTTCACGCCGCTGGCGCACGCCAAGCGCCTGGCGCTGGACTGCGTCATCGACGACGCCCTCGCGCCGCACTACCTCGGCGACCCGACGCGCATCCGGCAGCTGCTCATGAACCTGCTGAGCAACGCCATCAAGTTCACCGACACCGGCGACGTGCTGCTCGAGGTCTACCTGAAGGACGACGGCGACGCCGACTCCGCGGTGGTGATCGGCGTGAGCGACACCGGCATCGGCATGACGGCGACGCAGCAGAAGGCCCTGTTCGAGCCCTTCACCCAGGCCGACAGCACCATCGCGCGCCGCTTCGGCGGCACCGGGCTCGGGCTGGCGCTGTGCCGCCGGCTGACCGGGATCATGGGCGGCGACATCCAGGCCGTGAGCGCGCCGGGCAAGGGCAGCACCTTCCTCGTCACGCTGCCGCTGCGCAGGGCGCCCGCCCTGCCCCCGCGCGCACCCGCACAGCCGTCGGCCGATGCCGATGCCGATGCTGCCGCGCCGACCGCACACATCCTCGTGGTGGACGACCATCCGGCCAACCGCGAGCTGGTCAAGATGCAGCTCCAGGCACTGGGCTACACCTCCGACCAGGCGTCGGGCGGACTGCAGGCGCTCGACCTGTTCGCCACCCGCCGGCACGACCTGATCATCACCGACATCAACATGCCGGGCATGGACGGCTACACCCTCGCACGCGCCCTGCGCGCGCAGGGCTCGCGCGTGCCCATCGTGGCACTGACCGCCGACGTGGCGGTGCGCGAGCGCGACCGCTGCGAAGCGGCGGGCATCGACACCGCGCTGATCAAACCCATCCTGCTCGACACGCTCGACCGGACCGTGCGGCAGCTCACCGCCCGGGACGCGGCGCCGCGCACCGCCGCAGCGCACCGGCAGGACATCGCCCAGGGCACCCTGCCCGCCTCGGTGCACCAGGCGCTCGCGCAGTCGCTGGCCGACACCGCCGTCGCCATTCGCGCGGCCCTCGAGGCCCGCGACACCCACGCGCTCGGCGCCGGCTTGCATTCGCTGCGTGGCGCCTTCGCACTGATCCACGAAGCCGCGCTTGCCACCGACTGCGCCGCCATGGAAGCCCAACTGCACGACGCAGACTTCGCAGCCCTGGCGCAGGCCTTCGAGCGCTTCGAGCCGGCCGCGCGCGCCGCGCTCGAACGCCGTGCACCGCAGGCCGCTTCACCCGTCTGA
- a CDS encoding response regulator transcription factor, with protein sequence MKPLNLRVLIADDHPAVRIGIESTLRESNAVTVVGAARDSTEMMELLKLHDCQILVSDYAMPGGLHGDGIALFALIRQRYPLLKIVVMTMLDNPGIIHSLLDLGVPCILNKADSVSHLLPAVHAAYANGRYLSPSMAEIAARTAPHRTDAQPHAMLSKRELEVVRMFVSGLTVTEIATLLHRSKKTISTQKGSAMTKLGILRDMDLVRYGMEMGLTNTSAAPMPMPPSPAVAVL encoded by the coding sequence ATGAAGCCACTCAACCTCCGCGTCCTCATTGCGGACGATCACCCCGCTGTTCGCATCGGCATCGAAAGCACGCTGCGCGAAAGCAACGCCGTCACCGTCGTGGGCGCTGCGCGCGACTCCACCGAAATGATGGAGCTGCTCAAGCTGCACGACTGCCAGATCCTGGTGTCCGACTACGCCATGCCGGGCGGCCTGCACGGCGACGGCATCGCGCTGTTCGCGCTGATCCGCCAGCGCTACCCGCTGCTGAAGATCGTGGTGATGACCATGCTCGACAACCCCGGCATCATCCATTCGCTGCTCGACCTCGGCGTGCCCTGCATCCTGAACAAGGCCGACTCGGTGAGCCACCTGCTGCCGGCTGTGCATGCCGCCTATGCGAACGGACGGTACCTCTCGCCGAGCATGGCGGAGATCGCCGCGCGCACCGCGCCGCACCGCACCGACGCGCAGCCCCACGCCATGCTGTCCAAGCGCGAACTCGAGGTGGTGCGCATGTTCGTCTCCGGCCTGACAGTGACCGAGATCGCCACGCTGCTGCATCGCAGCAAGAAGACCATCAGCACCCAGAAGGGCTCGGCCATGACCAAGCTCGGCATCCTGCGCGACATGGACCTCGTGCGCTACGGCATGGAGATGGGGCTCACAAACACCTCGGCGGCACCGATGCCGATGCCGCCCAGCCCGGCAGTCGCCGTTCTCTGA
- a CDS encoding response regulator transcription factor, with product MNSYFQPRLSRQHLHLSPVCAMVLSDYAMPAGEFGDGVPLFKLIKRRFPDIQIVVITMLDNPAVLHSLVSSGIRCIVSKSDAVAHLIPAIHAARTGGTYYSPTMDAVVRSIDFDVRSRNAAGVLSQRESEVVRLYASGLTINEIAEQLHRSKKTISTQKTKAMEKLGIERDVDLLRYAMENGLTSTATTAAPQA from the coding sequence ATGAACAGCTACTTTCAACCCCGTCTTTCCCGCCAGCACCTTCACCTGAGCCCTGTGTGCGCCATGGTGCTGTCCGACTACGCGATGCCCGCCGGCGAGTTCGGCGACGGCGTGCCGCTCTTCAAGTTGATCAAGCGGCGCTTTCCCGACATCCAGATCGTGGTGATCACGATGCTCGACAACCCGGCGGTGCTGCACTCGCTGGTGTCCAGCGGCATTCGCTGCATCGTGAGCAAGTCGGATGCGGTGGCGCACCTGATTCCCGCCATTCATGCCGCCCGCACCGGCGGCACGTACTACTCCCCGACCATGGACGCCGTGGTGCGCTCCATCGACTTCGACGTGCGCAGCCGCAACGCCGCGGGCGTGCTGAGCCAGCGGGAGTCGGAGGTGGTGCGGCTGTATGCGTCGGGGCTCACGATCAACGAGATCGCCGAGCAGCTGCATCGCAGCAAGAAGACCATCAGCACGCAGAAAACCAAGGCGATGGAAAAGCTCGGCATCGAGCGCGATGTCGATCTGCTGCGCTATGCGATGGAAAACGGCCTGACGTCGACGGCCACGACCGCGGCGCCGCAGGCCTGA
- a CDS encoding fimbrial biogenesis chaperone, protein MKKIFRKLCLLTALGAALAANVAQANVIIEGTRVIFPGQEREVTLKLKNTGKQPALVQAWFDKGDPNVAPEKLDVPFTLTPAVFRLDPDKGQTLRIIYSKEPLAQDMESLFWLNVLEVPPKSDEANQLQLAFRSRIKLMFRPKGLPGASEDAPAQVSWEVVPAEGAKGYALRASNPTPFHVNLGELELVVGGKRFDAGDGYVPPRGSQVFPLADLNERPAGDARVDYSSINDFGGPVKGQRPLGAAPAR, encoded by the coding sequence ATGAAAAAGATTTTCCGAAAGCTGTGCCTCCTGACCGCCCTGGGCGCGGCGCTGGCCGCCAACGTCGCACAGGCCAACGTCATCATCGAAGGCACGCGTGTCATCTTCCCGGGGCAGGAGCGCGAAGTGACCCTCAAGCTCAAGAACACCGGCAAGCAGCCCGCCCTGGTGCAGGCCTGGTTCGACAAGGGCGACCCCAACGTGGCGCCCGAAAAGCTCGACGTGCCGTTCACCCTGACGCCCGCCGTGTTCCGCCTCGATCCGGACAAGGGCCAGACCCTGCGCATCATCTACAGCAAGGAACCGCTGGCGCAGGACATGGAATCGCTGTTCTGGCTCAACGTGCTCGAGGTTCCGCCCAAGAGCGATGAGGCCAACCAGCTCCAGCTGGCTTTCCGTTCGCGCATCAAGCTGATGTTCCGCCCCAAGGGCCTGCCGGGTGCCTCGGAAGACGCTCCTGCCCAGGTGAGCTGGGAAGTGGTTCCTGCCGAAGGCGCCAAGGGCTATGCGCTGCGTGCGAGCAACCCCACGCCTTTCCACGTGAACCTGGGCGAGCTCGAGCTGGTCGTCGGCGGCAAGCGTTTCGACGCCGGCGACGGTTATGTCCCGCCGCGCGGCTCACAGGTGTTTCCGCTCGCAGACCTGAACGAGCGTCCCGCAGGCGATGCACGGGTCGATTACTCGTCCATCAACGACTTCGGCGGCCCCGTGAAGGGCCAACGCCCGCTCGGCGCAGCACCCGCGCGCTAA
- a CDS encoding response regulator, translating to MALITFLVEDNKTIRDNLVPALEDLVNGHVVGFAETESGALAWLAAHPDAWQLLIVDLFLKEGSGLGVLAGCRKRRPGQRVVVLSNYVTADIRARCEALGADAVFDKSRDLDAFIEYCNTDRPSGFAAL from the coding sequence ATGGCCCTCATCACGTTCCTCGTCGAGGACAACAAGACCATCAGGGACAACCTGGTCCCGGCCCTCGAGGACCTCGTCAACGGCCATGTCGTCGGCTTCGCGGAAACCGAGTCGGGCGCCCTTGCCTGGCTGGCCGCCCACCCCGACGCCTGGCAGTTGCTGATCGTCGACCTGTTCCTGAAGGAAGGCTCGGGCCTTGGCGTGCTGGCGGGCTGCCGCAAGCGCCGGCCGGGCCAGCGGGTCGTGGTGCTGAGCAACTACGTCACCGCCGACATCCGCGCGCGCTGCGAGGCCTTGGGCGCCGACGCGGTGTTCGACAAGTCGCGCGACCTCGACGCCTTCATCGAGTACTGCAACACCGACCGCCCTTCGGGCTTTGCAGCGCTCTGA
- a CDS encoding branched-chain amino acid ABC transporter substrate-binding protein — protein sequence MQLKWTAVALAALTLVACGKKEEAAAPAAPAPTAAAPAPAAPPADALVVKIGHVGPTSGPIAHLGKDNELGAKMAIEDLNAKGLKIGDKVAKFVLVPEDDAGDPKQGTAVAQKLVDEKVNGIVGHLNSGTTIPASKLYSDAGIPQVSPSATNPKYTRQGFKTTFRVVADDTQLGGTLGKYAVETLKGKNIAVIDDRTAYGQGVAEEFEKAAKAAGATIVGHEFTTDKSTDFNAILTKLKATKPDVLFFGGMDAVGGPMLKQVKQLGLNVKFMGGDGLCTGELPKLAGDAIGEDMVVCAEAGGVDGDFKQPLEDFKAKFKTKNGVEVQIYAPYVYDAVNVLAEAMVKAGSSDPEKYLPEVGKVQYKGVTGPIAFDEKGDIKNGALTLFTYKGGVRTQIAVVR from the coding sequence ATGCAATTGAAATGGACTGCGGTCGCACTGGCTGCACTCACGCTCGTGGCTTGCGGCAAGAAAGAAGAAGCTGCTGCTCCGGCGGCGCCGGCACCCACGGCTGCGGCTCCGGCCCCCGCTGCGCCTCCGGCTGATGCCCTGGTCGTCAAGATCGGCCACGTCGGCCCGACCAGCGGTCCCATTGCCCACCTTGGCAAGGACAACGAGCTGGGTGCCAAGATGGCCATCGAAGACCTGAATGCAAAGGGCCTCAAGATCGGCGACAAGGTTGCCAAGTTCGTGCTGGTTCCCGAAGACGACGCAGGCGATCCGAAGCAAGGCACGGCCGTCGCCCAGAAGCTGGTCGATGAAAAGGTCAACGGCATCGTCGGTCACCTGAACTCGGGCACCACCATCCCCGCTTCCAAGCTGTACAGCGACGCCGGCATTCCGCAGGTCTCGCCGTCGGCCACGAACCCCAAGTACACGCGTCAAGGCTTCAAGACCACGTTCCGCGTGGTGGCCGACGACACGCAACTCGGCGGCACGCTGGGCAAGTACGCTGTCGAAACGCTCAAGGGCAAGAACATCGCCGTGATCGACGACCGCACGGCCTACGGCCAGGGCGTTGCCGAAGAGTTCGAGAAGGCTGCCAAGGCGGCAGGCGCGACCATCGTGGGCCACGAGTTCACGACCGACAAGTCGACCGACTTCAACGCCATCCTGACCAAGCTGAAGGCCACCAAGCCCGACGTGCTGTTCTTCGGCGGCATGGACGCCGTGGGCGGCCCGATGCTCAAGCAGGTCAAGCAACTCGGCCTGAACGTCAAGTTCATGGGCGGCGACGGCCTGTGCACCGGCGAACTGCCGAAGCTGGCAGGCGATGCCATCGGTGAAGACATGGTGGTCTGCGCCGAGGCCGGCGGTGTCGACGGCGACTTCAAGCAGCCGCTGGAAGACTTCAAGGCCAAGTTCAAGACCAAGAACGGCGTCGAAGTGCAGATTTATGCACCGTACGTGTACGACGCGGTCAACGTGCTGGCCGAAGCCATGGTCAAAGCCGGTTCGTCCGACCCGGAAAAGTACCTGCCTGAAGTCGGCAAGGTGCAATACAAGGGCGTGACCGGCCCGATCGCCTTCGACGAAAAGGGCGACATCAAGAACGGCGCCCTGACGCTCTTCACCTACAAGGGTGGCGTGCGCACGCAGATCGCCGTGGTGCGCTGA